Proteins encoded within one genomic window of Spirulina major PCC 6313:
- a CDS encoding YceD family protein, which translates to MQPIFIPNLLQLPERTEEFELEEFIEGLETLTPVRGSLSVTHQSTYLDVRSQAETIATLVCHRCLAHYNHRLQVDTQELIWLEAPKPDHPSADENQGDELLETLPPNGHFDPQEWLYEQLSLALPFQQVCSDDCPGIAVETPQESADVDSRWASLASLKEQLSQRED; encoded by the coding sequence ATGCAGCCAATTTTTATTCCGAATCTGTTGCAGCTTCCGGAACGAACGGAAGAGTTTGAGCTTGAAGAGTTTATTGAGGGACTAGAAACCCTGACTCCGGTGCGGGGCAGCTTGAGTGTGACGCACCAAAGCACCTATTTGGATGTGCGATCGCAAGCGGAAACCATCGCCACCTTGGTCTGTCATCGCTGTTTAGCCCATTACAACCACCGTTTGCAAGTTGACACCCAAGAATTAATCTGGCTCGAAGCTCCCAAACCCGATCACCCCAGCGCCGACGAAAATCAAGGCGATGAACTCCTCGAAACCCTCCCCCCCAACGGACATTTTGACCCCCAAGAGTGGCTTTATGAGCAGTTGAGCTTGGCGTTGCCGTTTCAGCAGGTCTGTAGTGATGATTGTCCGGGGATCGCGGTAGAGACTCCCCAGGAGAGCGCCGATGTGGATAGTCGGTGGGCGAGCTTGGCAAGCTTAAAAGAACAACTCTCGCAACGCGAGGATTGA
- a CDS encoding SLC13 family permease, with amino-acid sequence MDYGAAWIAGGTFVVVIGAIVSEKLHLTIAAFLGAMVLIFAHVLTLSEAIDYISQSHGTLALFFGVMVLIRAFEPTQIFAYLAGQMVKISQGSGKRLLLGIVAITTPICAILPNATTVMLLAPLIPPLAQDIGVDFVPLLILMVLVANSAGLLTLVGDPATFIVGQGVNMSFGDYLQRLSLGGVLAIAVIVVLLPVLFPTIWRTQFTGCDRLKLPQINHPRVLAVGSGIILLVLVLFVIGESLPFPIQPAAVALLGAGLALLLAHHSKIDTVNSILKDVDWSTLIFFMSIFVLIGSLEKTGVVQQLSGLLALGLGQNLLLASIVLMVLVALLSSVIPNIPLVVAMVPLLKEYLLTVNLIDPAMASPEFTGQFPAAVLPLFYAMMFGATLGGNGTLVGASANIVAAGVAELHGSRISFRQFLRYGLPVMAAQVGVSLVFLIVACFGLAGGRIG; translated from the coding sequence ATGGATTATGGTGCAGCTTGGATTGCTGGGGGAACGTTTGTTGTTGTCATTGGGGCGATCGTTTCAGAGAAATTACATCTGACGATCGCTGCCTTTCTGGGGGCAATGGTGTTGATTTTTGCCCATGTTTTAACCCTGTCAGAGGCGATAGATTACATCAGTCAAAGCCATGGGACATTGGCGCTCTTTTTTGGGGTGATGGTGTTAATTCGAGCCTTTGAACCGACGCAAATTTTCGCCTATCTTGCGGGACAAATGGTGAAAATTTCCCAGGGCAGTGGGAAGAGGTTGCTGTTGGGAATTGTGGCAATTACTACGCCGATTTGTGCGATTTTGCCCAATGCGACGACGGTAATGTTGTTGGCTCCATTGATTCCGCCATTGGCTCAGGATATTGGGGTGGATTTTGTGCCGCTGCTGATTTTGATGGTGTTGGTTGCCAATAGTGCGGGGTTGTTGACGTTGGTGGGTGATCCGGCGACGTTTATTGTGGGACAGGGGGTCAATATGAGTTTTGGGGATTATCTCCAGCGGTTGAGTTTGGGGGGGGTGTTGGCGATCGCTGTAATCGTCGTGCTCCTGCCGGTGCTCTTTCCGACCATTTGGCGGACGCAGTTTACGGGGTGCGATCGCCTTAAACTCCCCCAAATTAACCATCCCCGCGTGTTAGCCGTGGGCAGTGGGATCATCCTCCTCGTCTTGGTGCTATTCGTGATCGGAGAATCCTTGCCCTTCCCCATTCAACCGGCAGCCGTGGCGTTACTCGGTGCCGGTCTCGCCCTCCTCCTCGCCCACCACAGCAAAATTGACACCGTCAATAGCATCCTCAAAGATGTGGACTGGAGCACGCTGATTTTCTTCATGTCCATCTTTGTCTTGATCGGCAGCCTCGAAAAAACCGGCGTTGTGCAGCAGTTATCAGGACTCCTCGCCCTGGGCTTGGGTCAAAATTTGCTGCTGGCTAGCATTGTGCTGATGGTGCTCGTCGCCCTCTTGTCGAGCGTGATTCCTAATATTCCCCTCGTCGTTGCCATGGTTCCCCTCCTCAAGGAGTACCTGTTAACAGTGAATCTAATTGACCCAGCCATGGCCAGTCCTGAGTTTACGGGCCAATTTCCCGCCGCTGTTCTTCCCTTGTTCTATGCCATGATGTTTGGGGCGACCTTGGGGGGAAACGGAACCTTGGTGGGAGCCTCGGCCAATATTGTGGCGGCGGGGGTGGCGGAATTACACGGTAGTCGGATTTCGTTTCGTCAGTTTTTGCGCTATGGTTTGCCCGTGATGGCGGCTCAGGTGGGGGTGAGTCTGGTGTTTCTGATCGTTGCCTGCTTTGGGTTGGCCGGAGGGCGGATCGGCTGA
- a CDS encoding protein jag — translation MSEQIEQGQLWLTQLLTLMGVPCGVECSQSAKDGPYWLTIAAQDLEPEQIEWLIGDRGKLIDTIQYLANTLLNASHDRPVQHPYTVELADYRVRRQAELEALVDQVAQKVRATGQEVELMDLSAAERRQIHTLFKESEDLTTESRGAEPHRRLFVLRRKLR, via the coding sequence ATGAGTGAGCAAATCGAACAGGGGCAACTGTGGCTAACCCAGTTGTTGACCCTGATGGGGGTTCCCTGTGGGGTGGAATGCAGTCAATCGGCAAAAGATGGGCCCTATTGGCTGACGATCGCCGCACAGGATCTCGAACCGGAACAGATTGAATGGTTGATTGGCGATCGCGGCAAACTGATCGATACGATCCAATACCTCGCCAATACCCTGTTGAATGCGAGTCACGATCGCCCGGTGCAGCATCCCTATACCGTGGAATTGGCGGACTATCGGGTACGCCGTCAGGCGGAACTTGAAGCCCTAGTGGATCAGGTGGCGCAGAAGGTACGGGCAACGGGGCAGGAAGTGGAGTTGATGGATCTATCCGCTGCTGAACGTCGCCAAATTCATACTTTGTTTAAAGAGAGCGAAGATTTAACGACGGAAAGCCGGGGCGCAGAACCCCACCGCCGTTTGTTTGTGTTGCGCCGTAAGCTGAGATAG
- the rpmH gene encoding 50S ribosomal protein L34 yields the protein MTQRTLRGTNRKQKRQSGFRARMRTHNGRRVIATRRRKGRHRLAV from the coding sequence GTGACTCAACGAACTTTGCGCGGCACGAACCGCAAACAAAAGCGTCAATCGGGGTTTCGCGCTCGGATGCGCACCCACAATGGCCGACGTGTGATTGCAACCCGTCGCCGCAAAGGGCGGCATCGCTTAGCGGTTTAG
- the rnpA gene encoding ribonuclease P protein component: MGLANCNRLKHRREFQAVYERGDRIHGRYLTVRYLPMPCPEAPPKIGITVGKRVSKKAVVRNRIKRQIRAIFRQILPQIVPGHCLVVNVKPQAMTCEYEHFLRELKQLLTKAEVWHGYKRNSIL, translated from the coding sequence GTGGGGTTAGCCAACTGCAATCGGCTCAAGCATCGACGTGAGTTCCAAGCAGTGTACGAACGGGGCGATCGCATTCACGGTCGATATCTCACCGTGCGTTATTTGCCGATGCCATGCCCCGAAGCCCCGCCCAAAATTGGGATCACGGTGGGGAAGCGAGTCAGCAAAAAGGCTGTGGTGCGGAACCGCATTAAACGTCAAATCCGAGCCATTTTTCGCCAAATCTTACCCCAAATTGTTCCCGGCCACTGCTTGGTTGTGAATGTCAAGCCCCAAGCAATGACGTGCGAATATGAACATTTTTTGCGAGAATTAAAGCAGTTATTGACAAAAGCCGAGGTATGGCATGGGTATAAAAGAAACAGCATTTTATGA
- a CDS encoding UDP-glucuronic acid decarboxylase family protein, whose product MRILVTGGAGFLGSHLIDRLMQQDHEVICLDNFYTGNKRNLLHWFNNPNFELIRHDITEPIRLEVDQVYHLACPASPVHYQFNPIKTVKTNVLGTINMLGLAKRVGARFFLASTSEVYGDPDVHPQSEAYRGNVNCTGIRACYDEGKRMAETLTYDYHREHGLEVRVVRIFNTYGPRMLPNDGRVVSNFIVQALQGKPLTVYGDGSQTRSFCYVSDLVEGFLRLMASDRTEPVNIGNPGEYTILELAQTIQQRINPDADLVFEPLPQDDPKQRQPDITRAKNWLGWEPTIPLDEGLTKTIAYFRDRLQTP is encoded by the coding sequence ATGCGCATCCTCGTCACCGGTGGTGCTGGTTTTTTAGGCTCTCACCTCATCGATCGCCTCATGCAGCAAGATCATGAAGTTATTTGCCTAGATAATTTCTATACCGGGAATAAACGCAATCTTTTGCATTGGTTCAACAATCCCAATTTTGAACTGATTCGCCACGATATTACGGAACCGATTCGCCTTGAAGTGGATCAAGTCTATCACCTGGCTTGTCCCGCCTCTCCCGTTCATTATCAGTTCAACCCGATTAAAACCGTCAAAACCAATGTGCTGGGGACAATCAATATGCTGGGGCTGGCGAAACGAGTGGGTGCTCGCTTTTTTCTCGCCTCAACTTCGGAGGTGTATGGTGATCCGGATGTGCATCCTCAATCCGAGGCCTATCGCGGCAATGTGAACTGTACCGGGATTCGTGCCTGCTACGACGAAGGGAAACGGATGGCGGAAACCTTGACCTATGATTATCACCGCGAGCATGGTTTAGAGGTGCGCGTGGTGCGAATTTTCAACACCTACGGCCCTCGGATGCTGCCCAATGATGGCCGAGTGGTGAGTAATTTTATTGTTCAAGCGTTGCAGGGCAAGCCCTTGACGGTGTACGGGGATGGGTCGCAAACCCGGAGTTTTTGTTATGTGTCGGATTTGGTGGAGGGGTTTTTGCGCTTGATGGCGAGTGATCGTACAGAGCCGGTGAATATTGGCAATCCGGGGGAATATACGATTTTAGAGTTGGCACAAACGATTCAACAGCGGATTAATCCGGATGCGGATCTGGTGTTTGAACCGTTGCCCCAAGATGATCCAAAACAGCGGCAACCGGACATTACCCGTGCTAAAAATTGGTTGGGTTGGGAGCCAACGATTCCTCTGGATGAGGGGTTAACGAAAACGATCGCCTATTTCCGCGATCGCCTCCAAACTCCGTAG
- a CDS encoding UDP-glucose dehydrogenase family protein yields MQVCVIGTGYVGLVTGVCLAQIGHHVICVDNNEQKVQLMRSGQSPIYEPGLSELMKSCMEAGRLEFTSDLGYGVEHGEVLFIAVGTPALPTGESDTRYVEAVAKGIGQHLKGGYKVIVNKSTVPIGSGDWVRMIVLDGLSEQSNSTVSEADAPFDVVSNPEFLREGSAVFDTFNPDRIVLGSNSQQAIDRMKELYQPLVDRTFADDQTLPPVPVVATDLNSAEMIKYAANSFLATKISFINEIANICDRVGADVTQVAEGIGLDSRIGSKFLQAGLGWGGSCFPKDVSALIHTADDYGYDAELLKSAVSVNKRQRLITLEKLQQELKILKGKVVGLLGLTFKPDTDDMRDAPSLDLIEQLNRLGAKVKAYDPIVSQTGIGQGLSGVMVETDIDRLADGCDALVLVTDWQQFAALDYQKLAALMHTPVIIDGRNFLDRKAAEAAGFRYIGVGH; encoded by the coding sequence ATGCAAGTGTGTGTAATTGGAACAGGGTATGTAGGGTTAGTGACCGGGGTTTGCCTGGCGCAGATTGGCCACCATGTGATTTGCGTGGATAACAATGAGCAGAAAGTGCAATTGATGCGATCGGGTCAATCCCCCATCTATGAGCCGGGCTTGTCGGAATTGATGAAATCCTGCATGGAAGCCGGCCGGTTAGAATTCACCTCAGATTTAGGCTATGGCGTAGAGCATGGCGAGGTGCTCTTTATCGCCGTGGGAACCCCGGCCCTGCCGACGGGGGAAAGCGATACCCGCTACGTGGAAGCCGTGGCGAAGGGCATCGGCCAACATCTCAAAGGCGGCTATAAGGTGATTGTCAATAAATCCACTGTGCCGATCGGGTCGGGGGATTGGGTGCGGATGATTGTCCTCGATGGGCTGTCGGAACAGAGCAACAGCACCGTATCCGAGGCAGATGCGCCCTTTGATGTGGTCAGTAACCCGGAATTTTTGCGGGAGGGGTCGGCGGTGTTTGACACCTTTAACCCCGATCGCATCGTTCTCGGCAGCAACAGCCAGCAGGCGATTGATCGGATGAAGGAACTCTATCAACCCTTGGTAGACCGCACCTTTGCCGATGATCAAACCCTGCCGCCGGTGCCGGTGGTGGCGACGGATCTCAATTCGGCGGAGATGATCAAATACGCGGCCAATTCTTTCTTGGCGACGAAGATTAGTTTTATTAACGAAATCGCGAATATTTGCGATCGCGTCGGTGCAGATGTCACCCAAGTCGCTGAAGGAATCGGCCTCGATTCCCGGATCGGCTCCAAATTTCTCCAAGCCGGTTTAGGGTGGGGCGGCTCCTGTTTCCCGAAAGATGTATCCGCCTTGATCCACACCGCCGACGACTACGGCTATGATGCCGAACTCTTAAAGTCCGCCGTCAGCGTCAACAAACGCCAACGGTTGATCACCTTAGAAAAACTCCAACAGGAACTCAAAATCCTGAAAGGGAAAGTGGTCGGCCTCCTAGGCTTAACCTTCAAGCCCGACACCGACGATATGCGCGATGCGCCCTCCCTGGACTTGATCGAACAACTCAACCGCCTCGGCGCGAAGGTGAAAGCCTACGACCCGATCGTGTCCCAAACCGGCATTGGTCAAGGCCTGTCTGGGGTGATGGTGGAAACCGATATCGATCGCTTGGCCGATGGCTGTGATGCTTTGGTGTTGGTGACGGACTGGCAACAGTTCGCAGCGTTGGACTATCAAAAACTCGCGGCGTTAATGCATACCCCTGTGATTATTGATGGTCGGAATTTCCTCGATCGCAAGGCTGCCGAGGCGGCGGGCTTCCGCTATATTGGGGTCGGGCATTAG
- the yidC gene encoding membrane protein insertase YidC, producing MDLGIGFISTNIMLPILDFFHEIVPSYGFAIIALTLVIRFAVYPLSAGSIRNMRRTRIAQPVMQKRVKEVQERYKDDPKKLQESMSEIYKEYGNPLAGCLPLLLQLPILWALFTTLRGSPFADINYTVDLQIFPSEATEQIQPQIFKTKPQNIYLNEDVHYRLAAVIPTGNRLTVGETIHPEFQSEEGTSFASLRQEYETSQVTPAWTVTKGEGNVEIAPDGTVTAIAPGEVTLQGTIPGLAANEGFLFINALGRVGAKGENGAIHWDIVGMVLFFGVSTYISQQLTGASGGSGPQNEQQQTISKITPILFTGMFLVFPLPAGVLMYMTVANVFQTAQTFILMREPLPENLQKLVEQQEKQEERDKGGRGDLPFEPKRSKKKEKASG from the coding sequence ATGGATTTAGGTATCGGTTTTATCTCAACCAACATCATGTTGCCAATCCTGGATTTTTTCCATGAGATTGTGCCCAGTTACGGCTTTGCGATCATTGCCCTCACGTTGGTGATTCGCTTTGCCGTCTATCCCCTCAGTGCCGGCTCCATTCGGAATATGCGCCGCACTCGCATCGCCCAACCGGTGATGCAAAAACGGGTTAAAGAAGTCCAAGAACGCTACAAAGACGACCCGAAAAAGCTCCAAGAATCGATGAGCGAAATTTACAAAGAGTATGGCAACCCCCTCGCGGGCTGCCTGCCCTTGTTGTTGCAATTGCCGATTCTGTGGGCTTTGTTCACCACCCTGCGGGGATCGCCCTTTGCGGATATCAACTACACGGTGGATCTGCAAATTTTCCCCAGCGAAGCCACAGAACAGATTCAACCCCAAATTTTTAAAACCAAACCCCAAAACATCTACCTTAATGAAGATGTTCACTATCGCCTCGCTGCGGTGATTCCCACGGGCAATCGCCTCACCGTTGGTGAGACGATTCACCCGGAATTCCAATCGGAAGAAGGGACAAGTTTTGCGAGTCTGCGCCAGGAATATGAAACCAGTCAGGTAACACCTGCATGGACGGTCACCAAGGGCGAAGGCAATGTGGAAATTGCCCCCGATGGGACGGTGACAGCGATCGCCCCTGGTGAAGTCACCCTCCAAGGCACGATTCCCGGTCTCGCCGCCAATGAAGGTTTCCTCTTCATCAATGCCCTCGGCCGAGTTGGTGCGAAGGGTGAAAACGGTGCGATCCACTGGGATATTGTCGGCATGGTGCTGTTCTTCGGGGTCAGTACCTACATCAGTCAACAACTCACCGGCGCATCGGGGGGCAGTGGCCCGCAAAACGAGCAGCAGCAAACCATTAGCAAAATCACGCCGATTCTGTTTACGGGGATGTTCCTCGTTTTTCCCTTACCGGCGGGGGTGCTGATGTATATGACGGTGGCGAACGTGTTCCAAACGGCACAAACCTTCATTTTGATGCGGGAACCGTTACCGGAAAACCTGCAAAAACTCGTAGAACAGCAGGAAAAACAAGAAGAGCGCGACAAAGGTGGCCGGGGAGATTTGCCCTTTGAGCCGAAGCGATCGAAGAAGAAAGAAAAAGCCTCTGGTTAA
- a CDS encoding PH domain-containing protein: MGIKETAFYEGGPHIGDLILNILLGFTVICLPLTVGAVVRALWLRYRITDRRVSVTGGWQGRDRTDVVYAEVAKIASVSRGIGLWGDIVLTLRDGNRLELRAIPKYRQICDHIAERTAEKTGIPVDTIRI, encoded by the coding sequence ATGGGTATAAAAGAAACAGCATTTTATGAAGGTGGCCCCCATATTGGCGACTTGATTTTGAATATTTTGTTAGGGTTCACGGTAATTTGTTTACCCTTAACCGTAGGGGCCGTGGTGCGGGCCCTGTGGCTACGTTATCGGATTACCGATCGCCGCGTTTCGGTGACGGGGGGATGGCAGGGGCGCGATCGCACCGATGTTGTTTACGCTGAGGTCGCCAAGATTGCCAGCGTGTCCCGTGGGATTGGCCTCTGGGGTGATATTGTGTTGACCCTCCGGGATGGCAATCGTCTTGAATTGCGAGCCATTCCAAAATACCGTCAAATTTGTGACCACATTGCCGAGCGCACCGCCGAAAAAACTGGCATTCCCGTCGATACGATTCGGATTTAA